The proteins below come from a single Rhinolophus ferrumequinum isolate MPI-CBG mRhiFer1 chromosome 8, mRhiFer1_v1.p, whole genome shotgun sequence genomic window:
- the STK36 gene encoding serine/threonine-protein kinase 36 isoform X1: MEKYHVLEMIGEGSFGRVYKGRRKYSAQVVALKFIPKLGRSEKELRNLQREIEIMRGLRHPNIVHMLDSFETDKEVVVVTDYAEGELFQILEDDGKLPEDQVQAIAAQLVSALYYLHSHRILHRDMKPQNILLAKGGGIKLCDFGFARAMSTNTMVLTSIKGTPLYMSPELVEERPYDHTADLWSVGCILYELAVGTPPFYTTSIFQLVNLILKDPVRWPPTFSPCFKNFLQGLLTKDPQQRLAWPDLLHHPFIAGRVTIITEPADPDLGTPFTSRLPPELQILKDQQVHQLAPKGNRSRILRQAYKRMAAEAKKKKHHNTGPALEQEDRTSRVAAGTAPLPRLRASPQEPGLLAGIMASEMKNSWAEWGAGEAPPAPRENRITQDCEQAFPETRPEVAGQGTTEAVDLEKEEPDSDNDGSDEWQHLLATTEPVPIQLKAPLTLLCNPDFCQRIQSQLHEAGAQILKGMLEGASRILPALQVLSSLLSSCSDSVPLYSFCREAGLPGLLLSLLRHSQESNSIQQQQCWYGTFLRDLMAAIQAYFACTFNLERSQTSDSLQVFQDAANLFLDLLGKLLTQPDDSEQTWRRDSLTCFTVLCEAMDGNSSTISKAFYSSLLTTQRAVLDGLLHGLTVPQLPFHTPPGAPQVSQPLREQSEDLLGAVSSALAAMCVAPVGLPSCWGAKEQISRHLANQLTEDNSPLRSSLISGLQHPILCLHLLKVLYSCCHISEPLCHLLGREPLVLESLSMVVQGKVKVVDWEESTEVTLCLLSLLVLRLQDLPPGVEKLGSEIAAVFTHSHVVSLVSAAACLLGQLGQQGVTFDLQPAEWIAAATHALSAPAEVRLTPPGGCGFYDGLLILLLQLLTQQEKGSLISDVTSSEMWTALWHRFSMALRLPEEVSTQEEELLLSSPQSPEPDWTLISPQGVAALLNLAVATFIQEPQICLNHLSQRGSILMSTLKHLLCPSFLHQLGQAPHGSEFLPDVVLSVCQILCFPFALDVDADLLVGVLADLRDSEVAAHLLQVCCHHLPLPQVELPISLLTRLALTDPASLNKFVNAMSASPSTVILFLSVALLGNQPLLTSDLLSLLAHTARVLSPSHLFFIQELLAGADESYRPLRSLLGHPENSVRARTYGLLGHLLQHSMALRGALQSQAGLLNLLLLGLGDKDPAVRRSASFALGNAAYQAGPLGPALAAAVPSLTQLLGDPQAGIRRNAVSALGNLGPEGLGEELLQCQVPQRLLEVACGDPQPTVKQAALIALRSLRQEPCIHQVLVSLGASEKLALLSLGNQLLPHSSPRPTSAKHCRKLIHLLRPTHST; this comes from the exons ATGGAAAAGTACCACGTGTTGGAGATGATTGGAGAAGGCTCTTTTGGGAGGGTGTACAAGGGTCGGAGAAAATACAGTGCTCAG GTGGTGGCCCTGAAGTTCATTCCAAAATTGGGACGCTCAGAGAAGGAGCTGAGGAATCTGCAACGAGAGATTGAAATAATGCGGGGTCTGCGACATCCCAACATCGTGCATATGCTTGACAGCTTTGAGACTGATAAAGAG GTGGTGGTAGTGACAGACTATGCTGAGGGAGAGCTCTTTCAGATCCTGGAAGACGACGGAAAACTTCCAGAAGACCAG GTTCAGGCCATTGCTGCCCAGTTGGTGTCAGCCCTGTATTATCTGCATTCCCACCGCATCCTTCATCGGGACATGAAGCCTCAGAACATTCTCCTTGCCAAGGGTGGTGGCATcaagctctgtgactttgg TTTTGCCCGGGCTATGAGCACCAACACGATGGTGCTGACATCCATCAAAGGCACACCCCTCTACATGTCTCCAGAGCTGGTGGAAGAGCGACCGTATGACCACACTGCAGACCTCTGGTCTGTGGGCTGCATATTGTATGAGCTGGCTGTAGGGACCCCTCCCTTCTATACCACAAGCATCTTTCAGCTGGTCAACCTCATTCTCAAGGATCCTGTGCGTTGGCCCCCCACCTTTAGTCCTTGCTTCAAG aACTTCCTGCAGGGACTGCTCACCAAGGACCCCCAGCAGCGTCTGGCCTGGCCAGACCTTTTACATCACCCCTTTATTGCTGGTCGTGTCACCA TAATAACCGAACCAGCAGACCCAGATTTGGGTACCCCATTCACCAGTCGCCTCCCCCCAGAACTTCAGATCCTAAAGGACCAACAGGTGCATCAGCTGGCCCCCAAGGGCAATCGATCTCGCATCTTGCGTCAAGCTTATAAGCGCATGGCTGCGGAGGCCAAGAAGAAG AAACACCACAACACAGGACCTGCCCTTGAGCAAGAGGACAGGACCAGCAGGGTGGCTGCTGGCACAGCCCCACTGCCCAGGCTAAGGGCTAGTCCTCAGGAACCAGGCCTCTTGGCTGGGATCATGgcctcagaaatgaagaacagctGGGCTGAGTGGGGTGCTGGAGAGGCCCCCCCAGCACCTCG AGAAAACCGGATCACCCAGGATTGTGAACAAGCATTCCCAGAGACGAGGCCAGAGGTGGCGGGCCAGGGGACCACTGAGGCAGTGGACCTAGAAAAAGAG GAGCCAGACAGTGACAATGACGGCAGCGATGAGTGGCAACACCTGCTAGCGACCACCGAGCCTGTGCCCATCCAGCTGAAAGCCCCTCTTACCCTGCTGTGCAATCCTGACTTCTGCCAGCGCATCCAGAGTCAGCTGCATGAGGCTGGAGCACAG ATCCTGAAAGGCATGCTGGAGGGCGCTTCCCGCATCCTTCCTGCACTCCAGGTCCTGAGCAGTCTTCTATCCAGCTGCAGTGACTCTGTTCCCTTATATTCCTTCTGCCGCGAGGCAGGACTCCCTGGACTGCTGCTCAGCCTCCTCAGACATAGCCAGGAGAGCAACAGTATTCAGCAG CAGCAATGTTGGTATGGGACCTTCTTACGGGACCTGATGGCCGCGATTCAGGCCTACTTTGCCTGTACCTTCAATCTGGAGAGGAGTCAGACAAGTGACAG CCTACAGGTATTTCAGGACGCTGCCAACCTCTTTCTGGACCTGTTGGGGAAACTACTGACCCAGCCAGATGACTCTGAGCAGACTTGGCGGAGGGATAGCCTTACG TGCTTTACTGTTCTGTGTGAAGCCATGGATGGGAACAGCTCGACCATCTCCAAAGCCTTCTACTCCAGTCTGTTGACGACACAGCGGGCTGTGTTGGACGGGCTCCTTCATGGCTTGACAGTTCCACAGCTCCCTTTTCACACACCTCCAG GAGCCCCTCAAGTGAGCCAGCCACTGCGGGAGCAGAGTGAGGATCTGCTGGGAGCCGTTTCCTCTGCACTGGCAGCCATGTGCGTTGCTCCTGTGGGGCTGCCTAGCTGCTGGGGAGCCAAGGAGCAG ATCTCTCGTCACTTGGCAAATCAGCTCACCGAAGACAACAGCCCCCTGAGGTCATCTCTCATCTCTGGCCTGCAGCATCCCATCCTGTGCCTACACCTTCTCAAG GTTCTCTACTCCTGCTGCCACATCAGTGAGCCCCTGTGCCATCTTCTAGGGCGAGAGCCCCTGGTCTTAGAGTCACTGTCCATGGTGGTCCAGGGCAAG GTAAAGGTAGTGGATTGGGAAGAGTCTACTGAAGTGAcactctgtctcctctcccttcttgTCCTTCGGCTCCAAGATCTACCTCCTGG AGTGGAGAAGCTAGGCAGTGAGATTGCTGCTGTCTTTACCCATTCACACGTCGTCTCTCTTGTG AGTGCAGCAGCCTGTCTCCTGGGACAGCTTGGTCAGCAAGGGGTGACCTTTGACCTCCAGCCTGCGGAGTGGATCGCTGCAGCCACACATGCCCTGTCTGCCCCTGCGGAG GTCCGGCTGACTCCACCAGGTGGCTGTGGATTCTACGATGGTCTCCTTATCCTTCTGCTACAGCTCCTCACCCAG cAGGAGAAGGGTAGCCTGATAAGCGACGTGACTAGCTCCGAAATGTGGACTGCTCTGTGGCACCGCTTCTCCATGGCTCTGAGGCTCCCCGAGGAGGTGTCCACACAGGAAGAGGAGCTGCTGCTGTCCAGTCCACAAAGCCCAGAGCCAGACTGGACACTGATCTCACCTCAAG GTGTGGCAGCCCTGCTGAACCTGGCGGTGGCCACCTTCATTCAAGAGCCCCAGATATGCCTGAACCACCTGTCTCAGCGTGGAAGTATCCTCATGTCCACCCTGAAGCACCTGCTTTGCCCCAGCTTCCTGCATCAGCTGGGCCAGGC GCCGCACGGCTCTGAGTTTCTCCCCGACGTGGTGCTCTCTGTCTGCCAGATCCTCTGCTTCCCCTTCGCCCTGGATGTGGATGCTGACCTCCTTGTAGGGGTCTTGGCTGACCTCAGGGACTCAGAAGTCGCAGCCCACCTGCTGCAG GTCTGCTGCCATCATCTTCCGCTGCCACAGGTCGAACTGCCCATCAGTCTCCTCACACGCCTGGCCCTCACAGATCCCGCTTCACTCAACAAGTTTGTGAACGCCATGTCTGCCTCCCCTAGCACCGTCATCTTGTTTCTCTCAGTTGCCCTCCTGGGTAACCAGCCGCTGCTGACCTCTGACCTTCTCTCCCTGCTGGCCCACACAGCCCGGGTTCTGTCTCCCAGCCACTTGTTCTTTATCCAAGAACTCCTGGCTGGCGCCGATGAGTCCTATCGGCCCCTGCGCAGCCTCCTGGGCCACCCAGAGAATTCCGTGCGGGCCCGCACTTACGGGCTCCTGGGACACTTGCTGCAACACAGTATGGCCCTGCGTGGAGCTCTGCAGAGCCAGGCTGGACTGCTCAACCTTCTGCTGCTGGGGCTTGGGGACAAAGACCCTGCTGTGCGGCGCAGCGCCAGCTTTGCTCTGGGCAATGCAGCCTACCAGGCTGGTCCCCTGGGGCCTGCCCTGGCAGCCGCGGTGCCCAGTCTGACCCAGCTGCTTGGAGATCCTCAGGCTGGTATCCGGCGCAATGCCGTGTCAGCTCTGGGCAACTTGGGGCctgaggggttgggggaagaacTGTTACAGTGCCAAGTACCCCAGCGGCTCCTAGAGGTGGCATGTGGAGACCCCCAGCCAACCGTGAAGCAGGCCGCCCTCATTGCCCTTCGGAGCCTCCGCCAGGAACCCTGCATCCATCAG GTGCTGGTGTCCCTGGGTGCCAGTGAGAAATTAGCCTTGCTCTCTCTGGGGAATCAGTTACTGCCACACAGCAGTCCCAGGCCCACCTCTGCCAAACACTGCAGGAAACTCATTCACCTCCTGAGGCCGACCCACAGCACGTGA
- the STK36 gene encoding serine/threonine-protein kinase 36 isoform X2 yields the protein MEKYHVLEMIGEGSFGRVYKGRRKYSAQVVALKFIPKLGRSEKELRNLQREIEIMRGLRHPNIVHMLDSFETDKEVVVVTDYAEGELFQILEDDGKLPEDQVQAIAAQLVSALYYLHSHRILHRDMKPQNILLAKGGGIKLCDFGFARAMSTNTMVLTSIKGTPLYMSPELVEERPYDHTADLWSVGCILYELAVGTPPFYTTSIFQLVNLILKDPVRWPPTFSPCFKNFLQGLLTKDPQQRLAWPDLLHHPFIAGRVTIITEPADPDLGTPFTSRLPPELQILKDQQVHQLAPKGNRSRILRQAYKRMAAEAKKKKHHNTGPALEQEDRTSRVAAGTAPLPRLRASPQEPGLLAGIMASEMKNSWAEWGAGEAPPAPRENRITQDCEQAFPETRPEVAGQGTTEAVDLEKEEPDSDNDGSDEWQHLLATTEPVPIQLKAPLTLLCNPDFCQRIQSQLHEAGAQILKGMLEGASRILPALQVLSSLLSSCSDSVPLYSFCREAGLPGLLLSLLRHSQESNSIQQQCWYGTFLRDLMAAIQAYFACTFNLERSQTSDSLQVFQDAANLFLDLLGKLLTQPDDSEQTWRRDSLTCFTVLCEAMDGNSSTISKAFYSSLLTTQRAVLDGLLHGLTVPQLPFHTPPGAPQVSQPLREQSEDLLGAVSSALAAMCVAPVGLPSCWGAKEQISRHLANQLTEDNSPLRSSLISGLQHPILCLHLLKVLYSCCHISEPLCHLLGREPLVLESLSMVVQGKVKVVDWEESTEVTLCLLSLLVLRLQDLPPGVEKLGSEIAAVFTHSHVVSLVSAAACLLGQLGQQGVTFDLQPAEWIAAATHALSAPAEVRLTPPGGCGFYDGLLILLLQLLTQQEKGSLISDVTSSEMWTALWHRFSMALRLPEEVSTQEEELLLSSPQSPEPDWTLISPQGVAALLNLAVATFIQEPQICLNHLSQRGSILMSTLKHLLCPSFLHQLGQAPHGSEFLPDVVLSVCQILCFPFALDVDADLLVGVLADLRDSEVAAHLLQVCCHHLPLPQVELPISLLTRLALTDPASLNKFVNAMSASPSTVILFLSVALLGNQPLLTSDLLSLLAHTARVLSPSHLFFIQELLAGADESYRPLRSLLGHPENSVRARTYGLLGHLLQHSMALRGALQSQAGLLNLLLLGLGDKDPAVRRSASFALGNAAYQAGPLGPALAAAVPSLTQLLGDPQAGIRRNAVSALGNLGPEGLGEELLQCQVPQRLLEVACGDPQPTVKQAALIALRSLRQEPCIHQVLVSLGASEKLALLSLGNQLLPHSSPRPTSAKHCRKLIHLLRPTHST from the exons ATGGAAAAGTACCACGTGTTGGAGATGATTGGAGAAGGCTCTTTTGGGAGGGTGTACAAGGGTCGGAGAAAATACAGTGCTCAG GTGGTGGCCCTGAAGTTCATTCCAAAATTGGGACGCTCAGAGAAGGAGCTGAGGAATCTGCAACGAGAGATTGAAATAATGCGGGGTCTGCGACATCCCAACATCGTGCATATGCTTGACAGCTTTGAGACTGATAAAGAG GTGGTGGTAGTGACAGACTATGCTGAGGGAGAGCTCTTTCAGATCCTGGAAGACGACGGAAAACTTCCAGAAGACCAG GTTCAGGCCATTGCTGCCCAGTTGGTGTCAGCCCTGTATTATCTGCATTCCCACCGCATCCTTCATCGGGACATGAAGCCTCAGAACATTCTCCTTGCCAAGGGTGGTGGCATcaagctctgtgactttgg TTTTGCCCGGGCTATGAGCACCAACACGATGGTGCTGACATCCATCAAAGGCACACCCCTCTACATGTCTCCAGAGCTGGTGGAAGAGCGACCGTATGACCACACTGCAGACCTCTGGTCTGTGGGCTGCATATTGTATGAGCTGGCTGTAGGGACCCCTCCCTTCTATACCACAAGCATCTTTCAGCTGGTCAACCTCATTCTCAAGGATCCTGTGCGTTGGCCCCCCACCTTTAGTCCTTGCTTCAAG aACTTCCTGCAGGGACTGCTCACCAAGGACCCCCAGCAGCGTCTGGCCTGGCCAGACCTTTTACATCACCCCTTTATTGCTGGTCGTGTCACCA TAATAACCGAACCAGCAGACCCAGATTTGGGTACCCCATTCACCAGTCGCCTCCCCCCAGAACTTCAGATCCTAAAGGACCAACAGGTGCATCAGCTGGCCCCCAAGGGCAATCGATCTCGCATCTTGCGTCAAGCTTATAAGCGCATGGCTGCGGAGGCCAAGAAGAAG AAACACCACAACACAGGACCTGCCCTTGAGCAAGAGGACAGGACCAGCAGGGTGGCTGCTGGCACAGCCCCACTGCCCAGGCTAAGGGCTAGTCCTCAGGAACCAGGCCTCTTGGCTGGGATCATGgcctcagaaatgaagaacagctGGGCTGAGTGGGGTGCTGGAGAGGCCCCCCCAGCACCTCG AGAAAACCGGATCACCCAGGATTGTGAACAAGCATTCCCAGAGACGAGGCCAGAGGTGGCGGGCCAGGGGACCACTGAGGCAGTGGACCTAGAAAAAGAG GAGCCAGACAGTGACAATGACGGCAGCGATGAGTGGCAACACCTGCTAGCGACCACCGAGCCTGTGCCCATCCAGCTGAAAGCCCCTCTTACCCTGCTGTGCAATCCTGACTTCTGCCAGCGCATCCAGAGTCAGCTGCATGAGGCTGGAGCACAG ATCCTGAAAGGCATGCTGGAGGGCGCTTCCCGCATCCTTCCTGCACTCCAGGTCCTGAGCAGTCTTCTATCCAGCTGCAGTGACTCTGTTCCCTTATATTCCTTCTGCCGCGAGGCAGGACTCCCTGGACTGCTGCTCAGCCTCCTCAGACATAGCCAGGAGAGCAACAGTATTCAGCAG CAATGTTGGTATGGGACCTTCTTACGGGACCTGATGGCCGCGATTCAGGCCTACTTTGCCTGTACCTTCAATCTGGAGAGGAGTCAGACAAGTGACAG CCTACAGGTATTTCAGGACGCTGCCAACCTCTTTCTGGACCTGTTGGGGAAACTACTGACCCAGCCAGATGACTCTGAGCAGACTTGGCGGAGGGATAGCCTTACG TGCTTTACTGTTCTGTGTGAAGCCATGGATGGGAACAGCTCGACCATCTCCAAAGCCTTCTACTCCAGTCTGTTGACGACACAGCGGGCTGTGTTGGACGGGCTCCTTCATGGCTTGACAGTTCCACAGCTCCCTTTTCACACACCTCCAG GAGCCCCTCAAGTGAGCCAGCCACTGCGGGAGCAGAGTGAGGATCTGCTGGGAGCCGTTTCCTCTGCACTGGCAGCCATGTGCGTTGCTCCTGTGGGGCTGCCTAGCTGCTGGGGAGCCAAGGAGCAG ATCTCTCGTCACTTGGCAAATCAGCTCACCGAAGACAACAGCCCCCTGAGGTCATCTCTCATCTCTGGCCTGCAGCATCCCATCCTGTGCCTACACCTTCTCAAG GTTCTCTACTCCTGCTGCCACATCAGTGAGCCCCTGTGCCATCTTCTAGGGCGAGAGCCCCTGGTCTTAGAGTCACTGTCCATGGTGGTCCAGGGCAAG GTAAAGGTAGTGGATTGGGAAGAGTCTACTGAAGTGAcactctgtctcctctcccttcttgTCCTTCGGCTCCAAGATCTACCTCCTGG AGTGGAGAAGCTAGGCAGTGAGATTGCTGCTGTCTTTACCCATTCACACGTCGTCTCTCTTGTG AGTGCAGCAGCCTGTCTCCTGGGACAGCTTGGTCAGCAAGGGGTGACCTTTGACCTCCAGCCTGCGGAGTGGATCGCTGCAGCCACACATGCCCTGTCTGCCCCTGCGGAG GTCCGGCTGACTCCACCAGGTGGCTGTGGATTCTACGATGGTCTCCTTATCCTTCTGCTACAGCTCCTCACCCAG cAGGAGAAGGGTAGCCTGATAAGCGACGTGACTAGCTCCGAAATGTGGACTGCTCTGTGGCACCGCTTCTCCATGGCTCTGAGGCTCCCCGAGGAGGTGTCCACACAGGAAGAGGAGCTGCTGCTGTCCAGTCCACAAAGCCCAGAGCCAGACTGGACACTGATCTCACCTCAAG GTGTGGCAGCCCTGCTGAACCTGGCGGTGGCCACCTTCATTCAAGAGCCCCAGATATGCCTGAACCACCTGTCTCAGCGTGGAAGTATCCTCATGTCCACCCTGAAGCACCTGCTTTGCCCCAGCTTCCTGCATCAGCTGGGCCAGGC GCCGCACGGCTCTGAGTTTCTCCCCGACGTGGTGCTCTCTGTCTGCCAGATCCTCTGCTTCCCCTTCGCCCTGGATGTGGATGCTGACCTCCTTGTAGGGGTCTTGGCTGACCTCAGGGACTCAGAAGTCGCAGCCCACCTGCTGCAG GTCTGCTGCCATCATCTTCCGCTGCCACAGGTCGAACTGCCCATCAGTCTCCTCACACGCCTGGCCCTCACAGATCCCGCTTCACTCAACAAGTTTGTGAACGCCATGTCTGCCTCCCCTAGCACCGTCATCTTGTTTCTCTCAGTTGCCCTCCTGGGTAACCAGCCGCTGCTGACCTCTGACCTTCTCTCCCTGCTGGCCCACACAGCCCGGGTTCTGTCTCCCAGCCACTTGTTCTTTATCCAAGAACTCCTGGCTGGCGCCGATGAGTCCTATCGGCCCCTGCGCAGCCTCCTGGGCCACCCAGAGAATTCCGTGCGGGCCCGCACTTACGGGCTCCTGGGACACTTGCTGCAACACAGTATGGCCCTGCGTGGAGCTCTGCAGAGCCAGGCTGGACTGCTCAACCTTCTGCTGCTGGGGCTTGGGGACAAAGACCCTGCTGTGCGGCGCAGCGCCAGCTTTGCTCTGGGCAATGCAGCCTACCAGGCTGGTCCCCTGGGGCCTGCCCTGGCAGCCGCGGTGCCCAGTCTGACCCAGCTGCTTGGAGATCCTCAGGCTGGTATCCGGCGCAATGCCGTGTCAGCTCTGGGCAACTTGGGGCctgaggggttgggggaagaacTGTTACAGTGCCAAGTACCCCAGCGGCTCCTAGAGGTGGCATGTGGAGACCCCCAGCCAACCGTGAAGCAGGCCGCCCTCATTGCCCTTCGGAGCCTCCGCCAGGAACCCTGCATCCATCAG GTGCTGGTGTCCCTGGGTGCCAGTGAGAAATTAGCCTTGCTCTCTCTGGGGAATCAGTTACTGCCACACAGCAGTCCCAGGCCCACCTCTGCCAAACACTGCAGGAAACTCATTCACCTCCTGAGGCCGACCCACAGCACGTGA